The region tatgtaaataaatcacatcTCATCTGTAATCCATAAAACGGAATCTAGCTATATCCTCAAACTGAGCttaatattcatttataaagtatgtactataaatatatatatataaactcaaAAGGAGTGAAAACACTGTGTAGCAATACATTTCCAGTACGCAAGAATGTTTTTAACCAGCTGGGAGAAGGTtcagcataaaaacacatcaactgATATCCAAGCCTTTTTCCCTGTGCAGGACGCCGCCGCCTGCGTTTTCAGGTTAGCTCATGTTACCTCTCAGCTGTCACCATGTTTGTCGTGATAGTATGAAATCTGtgctcggtgtgtgtgtgtgtgtgtgtgtgcgtgcgcgtgtgtgtgtacgtttggGAGACCCCAGATGGGATATCAGGTAAACTGTTTAGTTTAATACTGCACTGATATTAAGTATATTTAAGGCATGCTATGGCTGCGTTAGCCTTCTGGTTCACATGCATCTTTCAGCTATATTCTCTGAGCGTTTGTCATATTACCTGCAGACTTATTGGTTATTAAGATTAagggaaaaaactgaaaacttgTAACACTATCACTTTGGAACACCTTTTTATGTGCTTATAAACTTTCTCCTTGATGGTAGTCTGCGCATATTTCTcccgttttctttttaatccGAGGAGAGCAAACTAAACTGTGAAGTTGATATTGCTGGATTTCTCGAAAACTGTCCGGATGGGAAATATTCTGATGCATTGAGTTGACTGACTTCAGCTTACATCTACTGCAACCATACCTACTTCACTTCCCTTTAAATAAAGCACCAGCATCATGTTCAAACTGACTTTGTGCAAGTATAATAAACGGACAGTATTCCATATTGTACTGGTCGGTATTCATTTCAACCGTCACGCATTTTACTACACCGGGCAATAAGTGAGACTGCTTTATggcaatatttttaaatgatttgagGTACTTTCACACtcagtatattttgttaaattagcttaaagaaaaaaagtacgTTTAGGGCCATaatttatgattttcttttttgattaatCTGCCAAAAATGTCTTGATTGTTCGAGGCTATAATTAAAATAGAGAACGCTCCAAAATCCAGAGATTTTCATTTAACCAATTGAATAGAaggaaaggcttttttttttatacaattgaGACGCTGGAACATTCAatttttatgaataattataaaaaaaatagttgctGATAAATTTGCTGTCAGTAAAGTCATCACGTCTGGTTATTGTACTTATTAACAATATCTCAATGTCTTGTTTCTTCCAAATAGGCTTTATTATAAAAGAAATCCTTGATAAAACAATCAACACTTTCAAATaacaagaaacaaatgtttttaactgtttCGAGGAGGAAGGGGGGATCATGGGGGGAGGAAGAGGCCTGAACAACAATACCACGAcactaaacaaaaatgtaaaagatacaatatgtgaaaaaagtgacaaaaccTGACAACACAAGCTCAAGAAAAGCAAAGCAAGCCTACTTCCAGTTTTAACCGACTACGTTCGTAGAGGCAAAAAGCGTGTGGGTACTTTGAAGCAATGTGACAATGTCATCGGACGAACTCTCTGCGAAAATGACATTCTGCATTGCATATTTGCAAGAAAAGAGTTGATGACCCTTCGGTGCGAAAAATCTATACATTTGACGCTCACTTCACATTTAAGATttagggggagggggggaggagtcGTGACATGTTTACAACCAAAACGGAGGAATAATGAGGGGACAGAGAGGGACGGACCACCTAATCGCTGACATCCATGTCCTCTTCGTGGTGATCGTCAGCTCCGTTTACTTTGGCCTGCTTCACAGGCCTCGATGTGCCGTTACCTTCTACAGACTGAGGAGACAAAGCAGAGTCGTCAGAATCcttcctgtcctccctctccttctcgcTGTCATAGCCTTGTTCTTCCTCATCATAATCTCTGGTGACCTATGAAAGGAAAACCAATGGATGTGACAGTGTAAAGCATAAGGAGCCCCACTGGTTTAACACCAGAACAGCAACGCTCAAGGTAAGTGTGTCAAATACACAATACTGACCTTTACATCTCCTTTCTCTCCGTCTGATTTCCTCTCTCgttcccgctctctctctcgttctcgcTCTCGTTCTTTGtccttgcttttctttttcttgctgaCGGAGCGTTCGCGTTCATCACGACTGCGATCTTTTTCACTCTTGCGGTCCTTGTCCCTTTCCTTatcccttttcttttccttcttgtGTCTGTGGAGGTTGGAGAGGAAAAGTCAAGTGTGTTATAAAATGTCCTGCATGTACCAACAACAATCTCCTCAGAAACTTAAGTgtttagctgtagtagtatctACGAatatttcacataaacacaccaacCTTCTAGGAGATGGAGTCCTCTTTTTGGGAGGAGATCGGCTATGGCTTCGACTTCTCTTGCGTCTCCTGTGTGGCAGATCAGGACAAAGAGATTACTACTTGAAAACAAAAGATTTGGTAGCTGCAATACAAAAATGTACGCTTTGAATTTTTGTTCTGTCTGAGCACACGAGGTGGTTTGCTGTTCTCACCTGTCCCCGCTGTGTGATCTCCTGGCTGTGCTGTAGCTCTTAGGTGGTGTTTTGGATCTTCTTCTCCCTGagtcttctttctttctatctctgtTAGACACAATTAAGATCTCAGACAGGCTCAATTACATCTCAAACTAGGATCTGCATGAAGCATTTATGCAGCTAACCCACCTGGATCTGCTTGGAGATCTCCTGCTTTGGTCTCTGGAGTCGGTGTGTCTCCTGCGAGGGCTTTTGGAGCGCCTCTTGTTTCTGGAGTTTGATCGTCTGCGTGATCTGCTCCGTGTTCGCCTGAAACCAGACATGTACACCATTAAACTTTATTCTCTTATTACAAAAAGCTTCTTCATCTGGACTCTTAAGATAACTAACAGTTGTTATCACCTGTGTCTAGAACGTGATctggacctcctcctcctggaccTGGACCTACTACGAGAACGCTTCTTTTTGCTTTCCTTATCTGCAGGACAGAAAACCAGAAAGTGCTTAGTATTGTCAGGGTACAAAGAACCTTCCTGAAAATGCTGAAAACTAGAACAATAAGTCTTCACTTTGTAAGACTTCACTGCACACAAAACAGACATTATCGTAGACTGCAGAGTCAGCATCAGAACAAGAAAGGTCCTCCAAACGTCAGTGCACTTACTTCCAGGTTCAATGGCAGCAGAAATGAGCGACTGGGCCTCTCTGACTCTCTTCATGGCCTCTTCAATTTCTTTATTAGAAGCGTCAGCCTTCAGACTTGCACTCAGGTTCAAGCCTGCAGCCAAAGGATTCAGTCTGAAACAAAGAATATTAGTTAGTCGACTCATCGTTACTACAAACTCATCTATTTCTTTGCTCCATAATTCAAAAGCAGCTTCTTTACAATGACTTACTTTGGATCTGTCATGAACTTTAACAGCTGGTCAgcagcctgtaaaaaaaaagaaagaaagaaaaacagt is a window of Anoplopoma fimbria isolate UVic2021 breed Golden Eagle Sablefish chromosome 3, Afim_UVic_2022, whole genome shotgun sequence DNA encoding:
- the LOC129088923 gene encoding serine/arginine-rich splicing factor 11-like isoform X3; this translates as MNYTTKVVQVTNVSPSTTSEQMRTLFGFLGTIEELKLFPPDDSQMPVTSRVCFVKFQEPESVGVSQHLTNTVFVDRALIVVPFAEGSIPDEAKALSLLAPANAVAGILPGGGLLPTPNPMSNPGMGGNPFGVPNMDAMAAFGFPGANMNPQAADQLLKFMTDPKLNPLAAGLNLSASLKADASNKEIEEAMKRVREAQSLISAAIEPGNKESKKKRSRSRSRSRRRRSRSRSRHRRTRSRSRRRSNSRNKRRSKSPRRRHTDSRDQSRRSPSRSRDRKKEDSGRRRSKTPPKSYSTARRSHSGDRRRKRSRSHSRSPPKKRTPSPRRHKKEKKRDKERDKDRKSEKDRSRDERERSVSKKKKSKDKERERERERERERERKSDGEKGDVKSVEGNGTSRPVKQAKVNGADDHHEEDMDVSD
- the LOC129088923 gene encoding serine/arginine-rich splicing factor 11-like isoform X4, with the protein product MSNPGMGGNPFGVPNMDAMAAFGFPGANMNPQAADQLLKFMTDPKLNPLAAGLNLSASLKADASNKEIEEAMKRVREAQSLISAAIEPGNKESKKKRSRSRSRSRRRRSRSRSRHRRTRSRSRRRSNSRNKRRSKSPRRRHTDSRDQSRRSPSRSRDRKKEDSGRRRSKTPPKSYSTARRSHSGDRRRKRSRSHSRSPPKKRTPSPRRHKKEKKRDKERDKDRKSEKDRSRDERERSVSKKKKSKDKERERERERERERERKSDGEKGDVKVTRDYDEEEQGYDSEKEREDRKDSDDSALSPQSVEGNGTSRPVKQAKVNGADDHHEEDMDVSD
- the LOC129088923 gene encoding serine/arginine-rich splicing factor 11-like isoform X2 — encoded protein: MNYTTKVVQVTNVSPSTTSEQMRTLFGFLGTIEELKLFPPDDSQMPVTSRVCFVKFQEPESVGVSQHLTNTVFVDRALIVVPFAEGSIPDEAKALSLLAPANAVAGILPGGGLLPTPNPMSNPGMGGNPFGVPNMDAMAAFGFPGANMNPQAADQLLKFMTDPKLNPLAAGLNLSASLKADASNKEIEEAMKRVREAQSLISAAIEPGNKESKKKRSRSRSRSRRRRSRSRSRHRSRRRSNSRNKRRSKSPRRRHTDSRDQSRRSPSRSRDRKKEDSGRRRSKTPPKSYSTARRSHSGDRRRKRSRSHSRSPPKKRTPSPRRHKKEKKRDKERDKDRKSEKDRSRDERERSVSKKKKSKDKERERERERERERERKSDGEKGDVKVTRDYDEEEQGYDSEKEREDRKDSDDSALSPQSVEGNGTSRPVKQAKVNGADDHHEEDMDVSD
- the LOC129088923 gene encoding serine/arginine-rich splicing factor 11-like isoform X1 produces the protein MNYTTKVVQVTNVSPSTTSEQMRTLFGFLGTIEELKLFPPDDSQMPVTSRVCFVKFQEPESVGVSQHLTNTVFVDRALIVVPFAEGSIPDEAKALSLLAPANAVAGILPGGGLLPTPNPMSNPGMGGNPFGVPNMDAMAAFGFPGANMNPQAADQLLKFMTDPKLNPLAAGLNLSASLKADASNKEIEEAMKRVREAQSLISAAIEPGNKESKKKRSRSRSRSRRRRSRSRSRHRRTRSRSRRRSNSRNKRRSKSPRRRHTDSRDQSRRSPSRSRDRKKEDSGRRRSKTPPKSYSTARRSHSGDRRRKRSRSHSRSPPKKRTPSPRRHKKEKKRDKERDKDRKSEKDRSRDERERSVSKKKKSKDKERERERERERERERKSDGEKGDVKVTRDYDEEEQGYDSEKEREDRKDSDDSALSPQSVEGNGTSRPVKQAKVNGADDHHEEDMDVSD